The genomic region CGCCTACGAGGGAGAGGGCTTGCGTGCGGAGAAGGCCTTTCGGGTGGGGTGGGATGACCTGTACACGATGGACGTGGACCTCCACATCCGCGCGCCCGGGGAGAAGATCCGCGTCATCGTCGGTCACCGCCCGACTGGGAGCGGAGTCCCCGACCTCGTCTTCCTCTACGATGGAAAGACCTCCAATGCCCCGCTCGCCCCCGGGAGCTATGCCCAGTTCCAGGGCCTGGGCCTTGTGGGCAAGGATCGGGTGTACTTCCTCCGCCTCGCTGAGGGAGATGCGGTCCCGTTCTTTGCGGTGAACGAGTCCGGCCATCCCGTGTTCGGCGTCGAAGGAACGGGCGAGATCCTCCTCCGGGGCACCCTCTACACGGGCCGCAACCGGTACGTGCTCCTCGAGAAGGCGGGCCTCGCCGCCGTCGCTCCGGTGGGCTTCTTCTCCCAGTTCCTGGTGTGGGTGATGAAGTTCTTCGAGTGGCTCTACCATTTGACCGGGAACTACGGGTGGGCGATCCTCCTCTTCACCCTCATCACGCGCATCATCATCTATCCCCTCATGCGCAACCAGTACCGCTCGATGGCGAAGATGCAGCGCCTGGCACCGAAGCTTCAAAAGCTCCAGGAGAAGTACAAGGATGACCGCCAGACCCTTCAGCAGCAGATGATGGAGCTCTACCGCCAGGAGAAGGTGAACCCTCTGGGAGGGTGCCTCCCCCTCCTCCTGCAGTTCCCGATCCTGATCCTTCTCTGGCAGGCGATCATGTACTCGGCGGAGCAGATCCACCTCTCGCCGGCGTTCCTCTGGCTTTCCGATCTCTCCCAACCTGATCCCTACTACATCATGATCGTCCTCGCTACCGGAGCCCAGCTCGTCCAGCAGTGGCTGACCCAGCGGCGGATGCCGGAGCAGCCAAAGGGTGGGGCCCAGATGGTCGGGTGGGTGTTGCCGATCGTGATGGCCCTCCTCTTCCTGAGCTTCCCGGCCGGGTTGTGGTTGTATTGGTTCGCGTCCACGCTCCTCCAGATCGGGCAGCAGATGATCTTCGACCTCGAGATGGCTCGGGAGACGGCGCGAACCGCGAAACCGGATGCCCCCCCAGCTCCTTGATGCGGCGCGGGAGTTCGGCGTGGGGCTCTTGCAGGTGATGGGAGAAGAGGGCCACGTCGAGGCTACGGCGGAGGGCGAGGGGGTGTACGTGGATCTGCGTGGGGTGCGACGCCTTCCCACCGACGCTGCGTTCCGCGCTGCCCTCTCCCGCGTTGCGCGCCTGTACCTCAAATCCCACTACGGGCAGGACGTCCCCGTCGTTGTAGACGTCAACGGGGAGCTCCTCGTCCACCGCGAGGAGCTGGCGAGGAAGGCGCGGGATGTGGCGGGCCAGGTGGTTATGGAGGGCCGCCGGATCGAGCTCGCCCCGATGCCCGCCGACGACCGGCGGGTGGTCCACATGGCCCTCGCGGACGTCCCCGGGGTACGGACGTCCTCCGTCGGCCGCGAGCCCAACCGCCGTGTGGTGGTCGAGCCCGCTACCGAGTAAGGGAGCGCGACACC from Candidatus Bipolaricaulis anaerobius harbors:
- a CDS encoding YidC/Oxa1 family membrane protein insertase, producing the protein MCILVLSILATIACPVFAASEPVEIRRSVEEGTEIVQVTTSLLRYTFSAAGGTMKSAFVHFASYGSTPLDAVPGWGSGAQPTLAYGVSLPFEVWLGEEDADLRAYTIETTQPTPEEAVVRIAYEGEGLRAEKAFRVGWDDLYTMDVDLHIRAPGEKIRVIVGHRPTGSGVPDLVFLYDGKTSNAPLAPGSYAQFQGLGLVGKDRVYFLRLAEGDAVPFFAVNESGHPVFGVEGTGEILLRGTLYTGRNRYVLLEKAGLAAVAPVGFFSQFLVWVMKFFEWLYHLTGNYGWAILLFTLITRIIIYPLMRNQYRSMAKMQRLAPKLQKLQEKYKDDRQTLQQQMMELYRQEKVNPLGGCLPLLLQFPILILLWQAIMYSAEQIHLSPAFLWLSDLSQPDPYYIMIVLATGAQLVQQWLTQRRMPEQPKGGAQMVGWVLPIVMALLFLSFPAGLWLYWFASTLLQIGQQMIFDLEMARETARTAKPDAPPAP
- a CDS encoding protein jag, with the protein product MPPQLLDAAREFGVGLLQVMGEEGHVEATAEGEGVYVDLRGVRRLPTDAAFRAALSRVARLYLKSHYGQDVPVVVDVNGELLVHREELARKARDVAGQVVMEGRRIELAPMPADDRRVVHMALADVPGVRTSSVGREPNRRVVVEPATE